The following are encoded in a window of Impatiens glandulifera chromosome 5, dImpGla2.1, whole genome shotgun sequence genomic DNA:
- the LOC124940648 gene encoding protein RSI-1 produces the protein MASRSYSLLVVFSILFILAFSNIAEAKLRPSQCKPRCTYRCSATSHKKPCMKYCLQCCAKCLCVPPGTYGNKETCPCYNNWKTQEGRPKCP, from the exons ATGGCCAGTCGTTCGTATTCCCTTCTCGTCGTCTTCTCCATTCTCTTCATTCTCGCATTTTCTAACATAGCCGAG GCAAAGTTGCGTCCTTCTC AATGTAAGCCGAGGTGTACTTACCGATGTTCGGCGACGTCTCACAAGAAACCGTGCATGAAATACTGCCTCCAATGTTGCGCTAAGTGTCTATGTGTCCCACCGGGGACTTATGGTAACAAAGAAACATGCCCTTGTTATAACAACTGGAAGACTCAGGAAGGTCGCCCTAAATGTCCTTAA
- the LOC124939845 gene encoding uncharacterized protein LOC124939845 — protein sequence MSVACGMECVVVIGCLRWAWKRCTYIGSYDSATWPTATAEEFEPIPRICRLILAVYEEDLHKPQYPPANGYRLNPDWVVKRVTYQQTQGNAPPYIIYSDHKHREIVVAIRGLNLIKDSDYKLLMDNRLGMQMFDGGYVHHGLLKSAIWLLNKESETLCRLWVENGSSYKIVFAGHSLGSGVAALATIIVANHRDQLAGIAKNQLRCYSVAPARCMSLNLAVKYADIIHSVVLQDDFLPRTPTPLEDIFKSVFCLPCLLFAVCLRDNFIPEGRKLKDFRRLYAPGRMYHIVERKFCRCGRYPPEVRTAIPVDGRFEHIVLSCNATSDHGIVWIHREAEKALEIMKENQQEETRITPPKAQRIERMDTIKKEHRDALERAVSLNVPHAMTTCEVEEETSRKEEEEEEEEDEISSDDTMKTKSQIGGRRTNWDKIVKKLFKRNQPGESSMIEQGHIAS from the exons atGTCGGTCGCATGTGGAATGGAGTGTGTGGTGGTAATAGGTTGTCTCCGGTGGGCATGGAAACGTTGTACCTATATTGGATCTTATGATAGCGCCACCTGGCCGACAGCTACAGCCGAGGAATTCGAACCCATTCCTCGTATTTGCCGCTTAATCCTCGCTGTCTATGAAGAAGATCTACACAAACCCCAATACCCTCCTGCAAATGGGTACAGATTGAATCCTGACTGGGTCGTGAAACGGGTAACCTACCAACAGACACAAGGAAATGCGCCGCCTTACATAATCTACTCCGACCATAAACATCGCGAGATTGTTGTAGCGATTCGTGGCCTCAATTTGATTAAGGATAGTGATTATAAGCTGTTAATGGATAATCGCCTTGGTATGCAGATGTTTGATGGAGGATATGTTCATCATGGTTTGTTGAAATCTGCGATTTGGTTGCTTAATAAGGAATCTGAAACACTTTGTCGGTTATGGGTTGAAAATGGAAGTTCTTATAAGATTGTTTTCGCTGGACATTCATTGGGTTCAGGCGTGGCGGCGTTGGCAACTATAATTGTGGCGAATCATCGTGATCAATTGGCGGGTATAGCTAAGAATCAGCTCCGGTGCTATTCTGTTGCGCCGGCGAGGTGTATGTCACTTAACTTAGCTGTTAAGTATGCAGATATCATTCATTCTGTGGTTTTACAGGATGATTTCTTACCAAGAACTCCAACTCCTTTAgaagatatttttaaatctgTCTTTTG CTTGCCATGTTTATTGTTTGCGGTTTGCTTGAGAGATAATTTCATACCAGAAGGAAGAAAACTTAAGGATTTTAGAAGACTATATGCTCCTGGTAGAATGTATCATATTGTGGAAAGAAAATTTTGCAG ATGTGGGAGGTATCCTCCAGAAGTTAGAACAGCCATTCCTGTTGATGGAAGGTTTGAACACATTGTCTTATCTTGCAATGCTACATCAGACCATGGAATTGTTTGGATTCATAGAGAAGCAGAGAAGGCTCTTGAA ATAatgaaagaaaatcaacaagaggAGACGAGGATAACGCCTCCAAAAGCACAAAGAATCGAGAGGATGGATACCATTAAAAAGGAGCATAGAGATGCTTTGGAAAGAGCTGTTAGTCTAAACGTGCCTCATGCAATGACCACATGTGAAGTAGAAGAAGAAACGTCGAgaaaggaggaagaagaagaagaagaagaagatgagattTCATCTGATGATACAATGAAGACAAAGTCACAGATTGGAGGGCGAAGAACGAATTGGGATAAAATAGTCAAAAAGCTTTTCAAGAGGAACCAACCGGGTGAATCCTCAATGATAGAACAAGGGCATATAGCTAGCTAG